The following coding sequences are from one Reyranella humidisoli window:
- the purB gene encoding adenylosuccinate lyase — protein sequence MQLDSLTAVSSIDGRYRTTSEALAGYFSEYALMKARVVVECEYLAALSETRGVGMRPLTAAETALLKALPDISIEDARIIRKFEREGHAGIPATNHDVKAVEYFIKLKLKGSSLADVLEWVHFALTSEDVNSTAHALCLRGAVEMVMLPSLAKVAKEIEGLARRHADTAMLARTHGQSATPTTFGKEMNVFATRLARQVAYLGSNPVLVKWGGPTANYNAQMVALPQVDWLAFAHTFVERLNRPGSAGGHSVRLALNEVTTQIEPHDTFAEMFDALRRINTILIDLSQDMWRYISDGWVTQKPKEGEIGSSAMPHKVNPIDFENAEGNFGVANALFEHLSRKLPISRLQRDLSDSTVARTFGTAFAHALIGYGALLRGFGKVSVNEPALQEALMAHPEVLAEAIQTMLRVAEVEMPYEKLKALTRGRQVTLQDFATFIDGLDVAPDLKARLRLLRPETYTGLAGLLARK from the coding sequence ATGCAGCTCGATTCCCTTACCGCCGTTAGCTCCATCGACGGCCGCTATCGCACCACCTCCGAGGCGCTGGCAGGCTATTTCAGCGAGTACGCGCTCATGAAGGCGCGCGTCGTCGTGGAGTGCGAATATCTCGCCGCCCTCTCCGAGACCAGGGGCGTCGGCATGCGCCCGCTCACGGCGGCCGAGACGGCCCTGCTGAAGGCATTGCCCGACATCTCGATCGAGGATGCGCGGATCATCCGCAAATTCGAGCGCGAGGGTCATGCCGGCATCCCCGCCACCAATCACGACGTCAAGGCGGTCGAGTACTTCATCAAGCTGAAGCTCAAGGGATCGAGCCTGGCCGACGTGCTGGAATGGGTGCATTTCGCGCTCACCTCCGAGGACGTGAACAGCACCGCCCACGCGCTCTGCCTGCGCGGCGCCGTCGAGATGGTCATGCTGCCGTCGCTCGCGAAGGTCGCGAAGGAGATCGAGGGCCTCGCCCGGCGGCACGCCGACACCGCCATGCTGGCGCGCACCCACGGGCAGAGCGCGACGCCCACCACCTTCGGCAAGGAGATGAACGTCTTCGCGACGCGTCTTGCCCGTCAGGTCGCCTATCTCGGCAGCAACCCCGTGCTGGTGAAGTGGGGCGGCCCCACGGCCAACTACAACGCCCAGATGGTGGCGCTGCCGCAGGTCGACTGGCTGGCGTTTGCGCACACCTTCGTGGAACGCCTCAACCGCCCGGGATCGGCCGGCGGGCATTCCGTGCGCCTCGCGCTGAACGAAGTGACGACCCAGATCGAGCCGCACGACACGTTCGCGGAAATGTTCGATGCGCTCCGCCGCATCAACACCATCCTGATCGACCTGTCGCAGGACATGTGGCGCTACATCTCCGACGGCTGGGTGACCCAGAAGCCGAAGGAAGGCGAGATCGGCTCGTCGGCCATGCCGCACAAGGTCAATCCCATCGACTTCGAGAATGCCGAGGGCAATTTCGGCGTGGCCAACGCTCTGTTCGAGCATCTGTCGCGCAAGCTGCCGATCTCGCGCCTGCAGCGCGATCTTTCGGACTCTACGGTCGCCCGCACGTTCGGCACCGCCTTCGCGCATGCGTTGATCGGCTATGGCGCGCTGCTGCGCGGGTTCGGCAAGGTGAGCGTCAACGAACCGGCCCTGCAGGAGGCGCTGATGGCGCATCCGGAAGTCCTGGCCGAAGCGATCCAGACGATGCTGCGCGTGGCCGAGGTCGAGATGCCGTACGAGAAGCTGAAGGCGCTGACGCGCGGCCGGCAGGTCACGCTGCAGGACTTCGCGACCTTCATCGACGGGCTCGATGTCGCGCCCGACCTGAAGGCACGACTGCGTTTGCTCCGGCCCGAGACCTATACCGGCCTGGCTGGCCTGCTCGCGAGAAAGTAG
- a CDS encoding ribose-phosphate pyrophosphokinase, giving the protein MKILTGNSNRPLAEAISAKLALPLVKANIRRFSDNEIFVEILENVRGEDVFVIQSTSFPANDHLMELLITIDALRRSSARRITAVIPYYGYARQDRRTGSRTPISAKLVANLITHAGAHRVLTLDLHAGQIQGFFDIPLDNLYAGPVFSKDIKETFSNRSLTVVSPDTGGVVRARAIAKRIDADLAIIDKRREAAGVSEVMNVIGDVKNRDCILIDDIVDSGGTLCNAAVALMDQGAKSVSAYITHGVLSGGAVARVAASPLEKMVITDSIMPTEAVRVSPNIRPLSIATLMAEAMKRITDEASVSSLFD; this is encoded by the coding sequence ATGAAGATTCTCACCGGCAACAGCAATCGACCGCTGGCCGAAGCCATTTCCGCCAAGCTGGCCCTGCCGCTGGTGAAGGCCAATATTCGCCGGTTCTCGGACAACGAGATCTTCGTCGAGATCCTGGAAAACGTGCGCGGCGAGGATGTTTTCGTCATCCAGTCGACCAGCTTCCCGGCCAACGACCATCTGATGGAACTGCTGATTACCATCGATGCGCTGCGCCGCAGCTCGGCCCGCCGCATCACCGCGGTGATCCCCTACTACGGCTACGCCCGCCAGGACCGTCGCACCGGCTCGCGCACGCCGATCTCGGCCAAGCTGGTCGCCAACCTGATCACTCATGCCGGCGCCCATCGCGTGCTGACGCTCGACCTGCATGCCGGCCAGATCCAGGGCTTCTTCGACATCCCGCTCGACAATCTCTACGCCGGCCCGGTCTTCTCGAAGGACATCAAGGAGACCTTCTCCAACCGCAGCCTGACCGTCGTGTCGCCCGACACCGGCGGCGTGGTACGCGCCCGCGCCATCGCCAAGCGCATCGACGCCGACCTCGCAATCATCGACAAGCGCCGCGAAGCCGCCGGCGTCAGCGAAGTGATGAACGTGATCGGCGACGTGAAGAACCGCGACTGCATCCTGATCGACGACATCGTCGATTCGGGCGGCACGCTGTGCAACGCCGCGGTCGCGCTGATGGACCAGGGCGCCAAGTCGGTTTCCGCCTACATCACGCATGGCGTGCTGTCGGGCGGCGCGGTGGCCCGCGTCGCGGCCTCGCCGCTCGAGAAGATGGTCATCACCGATTCGATCATGCCGACCGAGGCGGTGCGCGTCTCGCCGAACATCCGGCCGCTCAGCATCGCGACGCTGATGGCCGAGGCGATGAAGCGCATCACCGACGAGGCATCGGTTTCGAGCTTGTTCGACTGA
- a CDS encoding 50S ribosomal protein L25/general stress protein Ctc: MAETTKVVAKMRDRAGKGGARSSRRDGLIPAVIYGDKQPPVMIAVEPKTIERELHKEGYFNHLMKIAVDGTDYDVLPRDVQVDPVTDKPLHLDFLRIGPESIITVQVPVHFRNELASPGIKRGGVLNVVLHEITVRTKASSIPEYFEVDLTGLEIGHSIHMSTLNIPESVRVVTRDKNATVASIAAPTVAREAAATEAAPADGAAPAAGAAAAAPAAGAKAPAPAKK, translated from the coding sequence ATGGCAGAGACGACCAAAGTCGTCGCGAAGATGCGGGACCGGGCCGGTAAAGGGGGCGCCCGTTCCAGCCGTCGCGATGGACTGATTCCCGCCGTGATCTACGGCGACAAGCAGCCCCCGGTGATGATCGCCGTCGAGCCGAAGACGATCGAGCGCGAGCTTCACAAGGAAGGCTACTTCAATCACCTGATGAAGATCGCCGTCGATGGCACGGACTACGACGTCCTGCCGCGCGACGTGCAGGTCGATCCGGTGACGGACAAGCCCCTCCATCTCGACTTTCTGCGCATCGGGCCTGAGTCGATCATCACCGTGCAGGTGCCCGTGCACTTCCGCAACGAGCTGGCGTCGCCCGGCATCAAGCGCGGCGGCGTGCTGAACGTGGTGCTGCACGAGATCACCGTGCGCACCAAGGCCAGCTCCATTCCGGAGTATTTCGAGGTCGACCTGACCGGTCTCGAGATCGGCCATTCGATCCACATGTCGACGCTGAACATCCCGGAGAGCGTCCGGGTCGTGACGCGCGACAAGAACGCGACCGTGGCCTCGATCGCCGCCCCGACCGTGGCCCGCGAAGCGGCCGCGACGGAAGCGGCTCCGGCCGATGGTGCGGCGCCGGCGGCGGGTGCAGCGGCGGCGGCTCCGGCAGCAGGCGCCAAGGCGCCCGCTCCGGCGAAGAAGTAA
- a CDS encoding M81 family metallopeptidase, whose translation MKKIFTACLGTETNTFASIPTGHGLFEETCLFRKGSYGKNVPMFGAPLDVWRKRSEAKGWQVVESLCAFAQPAGKTVKKVYEAFRDEIVADLKAAMPVDAVFLSMHGAMVAEGYDDCESDLLAHVRKVVGPDVPVGVELDLHCNVGEGTMRDATALVLFKEYPHVDVSDRADDLFNVMEGAIEGRTRPVMATWDCRMIGVFHTTREPMRGFVDKLMAMEGKDGVLSLSVAHGFPWSDIKEMSSRIIAVTDGDKAKAEKLAKELGQEFFAMRQATQPPYVTLEAAMARVSSHNLPKPMVLADVSDNAGGGAASDSTFILKSLLDGKVKDAAIAMFWDPGAVKLAFEVGEGAELDIRLGGKLGPQSGPPIDARARVLKLEKDVFIQFGGARKGTNPIGDVAALQIEGVTVIVNTKRSQCHSLDCFTKLGIDPSTKKVVVVKSMQHFHAAYAPIASEVVYVAAPGALVPDWSLLPYTKADKTQWPFVANPHA comes from the coding sequence ATGAAGAAGATCTTCACCGCGTGCCTCGGCACGGAGACCAATACCTTCGCGTCGATCCCGACCGGGCACGGCCTGTTCGAGGAGACCTGCCTCTTCCGCAAGGGCAGCTACGGCAAGAACGTCCCCATGTTCGGTGCACCGCTCGACGTCTGGCGCAAGCGCTCCGAGGCCAAGGGATGGCAGGTGGTCGAGAGCCTCTGCGCCTTCGCCCAGCCGGCCGGCAAGACCGTGAAGAAGGTCTATGAGGCGTTCCGCGACGAGATCGTCGCCGATCTCAAGGCGGCGATGCCGGTCGACGCGGTGTTCCTGTCGATGCACGGCGCCATGGTGGCCGAGGGCTACGACGATTGCGAAAGCGACCTGCTGGCCCATGTGCGCAAGGTCGTCGGGCCGGATGTTCCGGTCGGCGTCGAGCTCGACCTTCATTGCAACGTCGGCGAAGGCACGATGCGCGACGCAACGGCGCTGGTCCTCTTCAAGGAATACCCGCATGTCGACGTGTCGGACCGCGCCGACGACCTGTTCAACGTCATGGAAGGCGCCATCGAGGGCCGCACAAGGCCGGTGATGGCCACCTGGGACTGCCGCATGATCGGCGTGTTTCACACCACGCGCGAGCCGATGCGCGGCTTCGTCGACAAGCTGATGGCAATGGAAGGCAAGGACGGCGTGCTCTCGCTCTCCGTCGCCCACGGTTTCCCGTGGTCCGACATCAAGGAGATGAGCAGCCGCATCATCGCCGTCACCGACGGCGACAAGGCCAAGGCGGAGAAGCTCGCCAAGGAACTCGGCCAGGAATTCTTCGCCATGCGCCAGGCGACGCAGCCGCCCTACGTGACGCTGGAGGCCGCCATGGCGAGGGTCAGTTCGCACAACCTGCCCAAGCCGATGGTGCTGGCCGACGTGTCGGACAATGCCGGCGGTGGTGCTGCCTCGGATTCGACCTTCATCCTGAAGTCGCTGCTCGACGGCAAGGTGAAGGACGCGGCCATCGCCATGTTCTGGGATCCCGGTGCCGTGAAGCTCGCCTTCGAGGTGGGCGAAGGCGCCGAGCTCGACATTCGGCTGGGCGGCAAGCTCGGGCCGCAGTCCGGCCCGCCGATCGACGCACGCGCCAGGGTGCTGAAGCTTGAGAAGGACGTGTTCATCCAGTTCGGCGGCGCCCGCAAGGGCACCAACCCGATCGGCGACGTGGCCGCCCTGCAGATCGAGGGCGTGACCGTGATCGTCAACACCAAGCGCTCGCAGTGCCACAGCCTCGACTGCTTCACCAAGCTCGGCATCGACCCCTCGACCAAGAAAGTCGTCGTCGTGAAGTCGATGCAGCACTTCCATGCCGCCTACGCCCCGATCGCCAGCGAGGTGGTCTATGTCGCCGCCCCCGGCGCGCTGGTGCCGGACTGGTCGCTGCTGCCCTACACCAAGGCCGACAAGACGCAGTGGCCCTTCGTCGCCAACCCGCACGCGTGA
- a CDS encoding ABC transporter permease gives MSAITEEVVDSASIAAAATKRKSLWLVALRNPNVIFGGVILLTMLLIAILAPFLGTVDPTRIDPASRNKKPGTEITYRLDDGQTLKRVAIMGTDSLGRDIYSRVLYGARVSLAVGVAVSVISVAIGMVIGLVSGYIRWADGIIMRIMDGLMAIPGILLAIALVSIWRAGLITVVFAIVVPDVPRVVRLVRSIVLTVREEPYVEGAISVGTPTWILMFRHILPNTVAPLIVQGTFLAAAAILTEAALSFLGIGIPPEIPSWGNIMAEGRTLFRVFPHNILYPGIFLALTVLAINIMGDGLRDTLDPKMSKKV, from the coding sequence TTGAGCGCGATCACAGAAGAAGTCGTCGACTCCGCCTCCATTGCGGCGGCAGCGACCAAGCGCAAGAGCCTCTGGCTCGTTGCCCTCCGCAACCCGAACGTCATCTTCGGCGGCGTCATCCTGCTCACAATGCTGCTGATCGCCATCCTGGCGCCGTTCCTCGGCACCGTGGACCCGACCCGCATTGACCCGGCGTCCCGCAACAAGAAGCCGGGCACGGAGATCACCTACCGCCTCGACGACGGACAGACCCTCAAGCGTGTGGCCATCATGGGCACCGACAGCCTGGGCCGCGACATATACAGCCGCGTGCTCTACGGCGCGCGCGTCTCCCTGGCCGTCGGCGTCGCCGTTTCGGTCATCTCCGTGGCCATCGGCATGGTGATCGGCCTCGTCTCCGGATACATCCGCTGGGCCGACGGGATTATCATGCGCATCATGGATGGGTTGATGGCGATCCCGGGCATATTGCTCGCGATCGCCCTCGTCTCGATCTGGCGCGCCGGCCTCATCACGGTGGTCTTCGCCATCGTCGTGCCTGACGTGCCCAGAGTCGTGCGCCTGGTGCGCTCGATCGTGCTGACGGTGCGCGAGGAGCCCTATGTCGAAGGCGCGATTTCGGTCGGCACTCCGACCTGGATCCTGATGTTCCGCCACATCCTGCCCAACACGGTGGCGCCGCTGATCGTGCAGGGCACCTTCCTGGCCGCCGCGGCAATCCTGACCGAAGCCGCTCTGTCGTTCCTCGGCATCGGCATCCCGCCGGAAATCCCGAGCTGGGGCAACATCATGGCCGAGGGCCGCACGCTGTTCCGCGTGTTCCCGCACAACATCCTCTATCCCGGCATCTTCCTTGCCTTGACGGTGCTGGCCATCAACATCATGGGCGACGGTCTGCGCGACACGCTCGATCCCAAAATGAGCAAGAAAGTCTGA
- a CDS encoding MATE family efflux transporter yields MSHPLLVAPIGRSLLRLAGPTTAFMVVQIAVVLAEIWLIGRLGSGALAAFALVYPFVVMVMNVSSGGLGGAVAASMARALGGGRREDAQALVIHAMTLALVFAALCMLFAWTAAPLLYRMMGGEGAVLQQARAYSDLWFSLGVLVWATNFTSAILRGVGNTVLAARFGVVGSAVYVPLSALLGLGIGGWPGWGLAGFAAAGVAASAVSLALTARAIWGGRLGFVPSLGGRGLQRRLFAEIMGVGLASSAVTVVGGIGTMVLTGLVGRFGTSALAGYAIGSRLENLMGAISYGIGTGMLTLIGVAAGADGWARARRIAWTGSLFAAGVIGTIGGAIALLPEQWSLLFTSDPATIAACVGYLTRAAPFYILYGLGLTLHFGSQGAGRMTVPVAAVLVRLVVTVGGGWLAIELGQGLDALFWAMGIGLAVYGVVMGGMLLLRPWQSRLPAKR; encoded by the coding sequence GTGTCCCATCCTCTCCTCGTCGCGCCCATCGGGCGTTCGCTGCTGCGGCTCGCCGGTCCCACGACTGCTTTCATGGTGGTGCAGATCGCCGTCGTGCTGGCCGAGATCTGGCTGATCGGGCGGCTGGGCAGCGGGGCGCTGGCGGCCTTCGCGCTGGTCTATCCCTTCGTCGTCATGGTGATGAACGTCTCCTCGGGTGGGCTGGGCGGCGCCGTCGCCGCGTCCATGGCGCGCGCGCTGGGCGGCGGCCGGCGCGAGGATGCCCAGGCGCTGGTCATCCACGCGATGACGCTGGCGCTTGTCTTTGCCGCGCTCTGCATGCTGTTCGCATGGACGGCGGCGCCGCTCCTCTACCGCATGATGGGCGGCGAGGGCGCCGTGCTGCAGCAGGCGCGCGCCTACAGCGATCTCTGGTTCAGCCTCGGCGTTCTCGTCTGGGCGACCAACTTCACGTCGGCCATCCTGCGGGGCGTGGGCAACACGGTCCTGGCGGCGCGCTTCGGCGTCGTGGGCTCGGCGGTCTACGTGCCATTGTCGGCGCTGCTGGGGCTGGGCATCGGTGGCTGGCCCGGCTGGGGGCTCGCGGGCTTCGCGGCTGCAGGCGTCGCGGCCTCTGCCGTGTCGCTTGCCTTGACGGCGCGCGCGATCTGGGGCGGCCGGCTGGGCTTCGTGCCGTCGCTCGGCGGTCGCGGTCTGCAGCGCCGCCTGTTCGCGGAAATCATGGGCGTCGGCCTCGCCTCCTCGGCCGTCACGGTGGTCGGCGGCATCGGCACGATGGTGCTGACCGGTCTGGTCGGCCGCTTCGGCACGTCGGCGCTGGCGGGCTACGCCATCGGCTCGAGGCTGGAGAATCTTATGGGCGCGATTTCCTACGGGATTGGCACCGGGATGCTGACGCTGATCGGCGTCGCCGCCGGCGCCGACGGCTGGGCGCGCGCGCGTCGCATCGCCTGGACCGGCAGCCTGTTTGCCGCCGGGGTGATCGGCACGATCGGCGGCGCGATCGCGCTCCTGCCGGAGCAATGGTCGCTGCTGTTCACGAGCGATCCCGCAACGATCGCCGCCTGCGTCGGCTATCTCACGCGCGCGGCGCCCTTCTACATCCTCTACGGCCTTGGTCTGACGCTGCATTTCGGCAGCCAGGGCGCCGGCCGCATGACCGTGCCGGTCGCGGCCGTGCTGGTGCGGCTGGTCGTTACCGTCGGCGGCGGCTGGCTCGCGATCGAGCTGGGGCAGGGGCTCGATGCGCTGTTCTGGGCGATGGGAATCGGGCTCGCCGTCTACGGCGTCGTGATGGGCGGCATGCTGTTGCTGCGGCCCTGGCAGTCGCGCCTTCCCGCGAAGCGCTAG
- a CDS encoding RidA family protein, with translation MRTLSPPGAIKAEGTWSLGARAGDFVFVAGMQGVDPATNKLVEGNEARIRQAFLNIRLIAQSEGASLQDCVRLTIYVSDLATVAPLVDKVQAELWGKPPYPPRTMFEARKLFDGDIIEIDSVFYAPQRK, from the coding sequence GTGCGGACACTCAGCCCGCCCGGCGCCATCAAGGCCGAGGGCACCTGGAGCCTCGGCGCCCGGGCCGGCGACTTCGTCTTCGTCGCCGGTATGCAGGGCGTCGATCCGGCGACCAACAAGCTGGTCGAGGGCAACGAGGCGCGTATCCGCCAGGCCTTCCTGAACATCAGGCTGATCGCCCAGTCGGAAGGCGCCAGCCTGCAGGACTGCGTGCGGCTCACGATCTACGTGAGCGACCTCGCCACGGTCGCACCGCTGGTCGACAAGGTGCAGGCCGAACTCTGGGGCAAGCCGCCCTACCCGCCGCGCACCATGTTCGAGGCCAGGAAACTGTTCGACGGCGACATCATCGAGATCGACAGCGTCTTCTACGCGCCGCAGAGGAAGTGA
- a CDS encoding ABC transporter ATP-binding protein, with translation MSTETKRPVLEVRNLSVALPKGGDRVHAVEKVSFTVNPGEIVCLVGESGSGKSVIAFTVMGLLAKALKPTSGEILLEGENILAASEDRLRELRCTRMSMIFQEPMTALNPVMTCGEQIDEVLNTHTNLDPETRKAKIIAILARVKLPEPERIYGSFPHQLSGGQRQRIMIAMALVLDPVLLIADEPTTALDVTTQAEILKLVAELQAGQGTGVLFITHDFGVVAEIAHRVAVLRWGELVEMGPTEQILSRPVQGYTKMLISSVPSITPVHRGVRRDGVTILRTEKLGKTYSGNAFFQKARVVKAAIDVDLDIRRGETLGIVGESGSGKSTVARCIARLIDPSEGKVYIGDTEIATMSARKLRPHRRRVQIVFQDPYRSMNPRITVGEFIIEGPMNFGIKRDEAMARARKLMETVRLDPNSLDRYPHQFSGGQRQRICIARALAMEPELLIADEAVSALDVSVQKQVLELLDEIRVRLNLAVLFITHDLRVAAQICDYVAVMSKGRVVEYGSAEQVFGSPKDDYTKALFAAAPGRHWEFGKFAA, from the coding sequence ATGTCGACCGAAACCAAGAGACCCGTTCTCGAAGTCCGCAACCTGAGCGTCGCCCTGCCCAAGGGCGGCGACCGCGTACATGCCGTCGAGAAAGTGAGCTTCACCGTCAATCCCGGCGAGATCGTCTGCCTCGTGGGCGAATCGGGCTCGGGCAAGTCGGTGATCGCCTTCACCGTCATGGGCCTGCTGGCCAAGGCGCTGAAGCCGACCTCGGGCGAGATCCTGCTCGAGGGCGAGAACATCCTCGCGGCCAGCGAGGACCGGCTGCGCGAACTGCGCTGCACGCGCATGTCGATGATCTTCCAGGAGCCGATGACGGCGCTCAATCCCGTCATGACCTGCGGCGAGCAGATCGACGAGGTGCTGAACACCCACACCAACCTCGACCCCGAGACGCGCAAGGCCAAGATCATCGCCATCCTGGCCCGCGTGAAGCTGCCGGAGCCCGAGCGCATCTACGGCTCGTTCCCACACCAGCTCTCGGGCGGCCAGCGCCAGCGCATCATGATCGCCATGGCGCTGGTGCTCGACCCCGTGCTGCTGATCGCCGACGAGCCGACCACGGCGCTCGACGTCACCACCCAGGCCGAGATCCTGAAGCTCGTCGCCGAGCTGCAGGCGGGCCAGGGCACCGGCGTGCTGTTCATCACCCACGATTTCGGCGTCGTTGCCGAGATTGCCCATCGCGTCGCCGTCCTGCGCTGGGGCGAACTGGTGGAGATGGGTCCGACAGAGCAGATCCTGTCGCGGCCGGTGCAGGGCTACACCAAGATGCTGATCTCGTCGGTGCCGTCCATCACGCCCGTCCACCGCGGCGTGCGGCGCGACGGTGTCACCATCCTGCGTACCGAGAAGCTCGGCAAGACCTACTCCGGCAACGCCTTCTTCCAGAAGGCGCGCGTCGTGAAGGCTGCCATCGACGTCGACCTCGACATCCGCCGCGGCGAAACGCTGGGCATCGTGGGCGAATCCGGCTCTGGCAAGTCGACCGTGGCGCGCTGCATCGCGCGCCTGATCGATCCGTCCGAAGGCAAGGTCTATATCGGCGACACCGAGATCGCCACCATGTCGGCCAGAAAGCTCCGCCCGCATCGCCGGCGCGTGCAGATCGTCTTCCAGGATCCCTACCGTTCGATGAACCCGCGCATCACCGTGGGCGAGTTCATCATCGAAGGACCGATGAACTTCGGCATCAAGCGTGACGAGGCGATGGCCCGGGCGCGCAAGCTGATGGAGACGGTGCGTCTCGATCCCAACTCGCTCGACCGCTACCCCCACCAGTTCTCCGGCGGCCAGCGCCAGCGCATCTGCATCGCGCGCGCGCTCGCCATGGAACCGGAGCTGCTGATCGCCGACGAGGCCGTCTCGGCGCTCGACGTGTCGGTGCAGAAGCAGGTGCTGGAGCTGCTGGACGAGATCCGCGTCCGGCTGAATCTCGCGGTGCTGTTCATCACCCACGACCTGCGCGTCGCTGCGCAGATCTGCGACTATGTCGCCGTGATGAGCAAGGGCCGCGTCGTCGAGTACGGCTCGGCCGAGCAGGTCTTCGGCTCGCCCAAGGACGACTACACCAAGGCCCTGTTCGCCGCCGCGCCTGGCCGCCACTGGGAATTCGGCAAGTTCGCCGCCTGA
- a CDS encoding acyl-CoA dehydrogenase family protein, with translation MSISGFLEDASFNQSPGFGDVDLFSADRPLADAAMRAGLDLASLSACGKDYGASDTLDLGRMANENPPKLRTMDGKGNRLDLVEFHPAYHALMQKSIGHGIHASAHDGSDRPAPMSARAVRLYLATQAESGHMCPITMTHACLGALRSEPALLAKWLPKIQTRTYDPRPLPWWEKNGVTLGMGMTERQGGTDVRANITSATAHGDHVEISGHKWFMSAPMCDAFLVLAQAEGGLTCYLMPRYRPDGSQNTIRFQRLKDKLGNKSNASSEVEFHDAWAERVGPEGGGIRTIIEMVNLTRLDCAIASAGQSRIALSQAMHHIRNRSVFQRRLADQPSMRSVTADMALELEAQVALVFRLVRAAEHAAHDPREAAYARLLTPAVKFLVCKSTPQLVYESLECLGGNGYTEDLPLARYFRESPLNAIWEGSGNVMALDVLRAAGRHPEAATDTLSRLVRTADQAFKAGPLAQALEQVLKSGEAERRARFVCESLAKLAAVAALVEAGSPFAALYAETRLGGSPFAQFGSADLVGSETALMDRALAA, from the coding sequence ATGAGCATCTCAGGCTTCCTCGAAGACGCCTCGTTCAACCAGTCGCCGGGCTTCGGCGACGTCGACCTGTTCTCGGCCGACCGGCCTTTGGCCGACGCGGCGATGCGGGCGGGCCTCGACCTCGCTTCCCTGTCGGCCTGCGGAAAGGACTACGGCGCCAGCGACACGCTCGATCTCGGGCGGATGGCCAACGAGAACCCGCCGAAGCTCCGCACCATGGACGGCAAGGGCAACCGCCTCGATCTGGTCGAGTTCCATCCCGCCTATCACGCGTTGATGCAGAAGAGCATCGGCCACGGCATCCACGCCTCCGCCCATGACGGCAGCGACCGTCCGGCGCCGATGTCGGCCCGCGCGGTCCGCCTCTATCTCGCGACGCAGGCAGAGAGCGGCCATATGTGCCCGATCACCATGACGCATGCCTGTCTGGGCGCGCTGCGGTCCGAGCCGGCGCTGCTTGCGAAGTGGCTGCCGAAGATCCAGACCCGCACCTACGATCCGCGCCCTCTGCCCTGGTGGGAGAAGAACGGCGTCACGCTGGGCATGGGCATGACCGAGCGCCAGGGCGGCACCGACGTGCGCGCCAACATCACGAGCGCCACCGCACATGGCGACCATGTCGAGATCAGCGGCCACAAATGGTTCATGTCGGCGCCGATGTGCGACGCCTTCCTCGTGCTCGCCCAAGCAGAAGGCGGCCTCACCTGTTACCTGATGCCGCGTTACCGGCCGGATGGCTCGCAGAACACGATCCGCTTCCAGCGGCTGAAGGACAAGCTCGGCAACAAATCCAATGCCTCCTCCGAGGTCGAGTTCCACGACGCCTGGGCCGAGAGGGTCGGCCCAGAGGGCGGCGGAATCCGCACCATCATCGAGATGGTGAACCTGACGCGTCTCGACTGCGCCATCGCCTCGGCCGGCCAGTCGCGCATCGCGCTCAGCCAGGCGATGCATCACATCCGCAACCGTTCGGTCTTCCAGCGGCGGCTGGCCGACCAGCCTTCGATGCGGTCCGTCACGGCCGACATGGCGCTGGAGCTCGAAGCGCAGGTCGCGCTGGTCTTCCGCCTCGTCCGCGCCGCCGAGCATGCGGCCCACGATCCGCGCGAGGCCGCCTATGCGCGGCTGCTCACGCCCGCGGTGAAGTTCCTCGTCTGCAAGAGCACGCCGCAGCTCGTCTATGAATCGCTCGAGTGCCTGGGCGGCAACGGCTACACCGAGGACCTGCCGCTGGCGCGCTACTTCCGCGAATCGCCGCTTAATGCCATCTGGGAAGGCTCTGGCAACGTCATGGCGCTCGACGTGCTGCGCGCTGCTGGCCGCCATCCCGAAGCCGCCACCGACACGCTCTCACGGCTGGTGCGCACCGCCGACCAGGCCTTCAAGGCCGGCCCGTTGGCGCAAGCGCTGGAGCAGGTGTTGAAGTCGGGCGAAGCCGAACGCCGCGCGCGTTTCGTCTGCGAGAGCCTGGCCAAGCTCGCCGCCGTGGCGGCGCTGGTCGAAGCAGGCTCCCCCTTCGCCGCCCTCTATGCCGAGACACGCCTTGGCGGCTCGCCCTTCGCGCAGTTCGGCAGCGCCGATCTCGTTGGCAGCGAGACGGCACTGATGGACCGCGCGCTGGCGGCCTAG